One Thiocapsa sp. genomic window carries:
- the pyk gene encoding pyruvate kinase translates to MPRRTKIVATLGPATDPVSVMDEIIAAGVDVVRLNLSHDTHDRHRERAARIRERAAAAGREIALLMDLQGPKIRIGKFADGPIRLERGEGFAIDADCPLDAGDRTRVGTTYPELVDDVRHGDTLLLDDGAIELWVEAVDGGRIDCKVVVGGALSNNKGINKKGGGLSAPALTEKDQDDIRFAAEIDADYLAVSFVRNGDDVRLARELFYEAGGHGGIVAKIERAESLRAIDDIINAADVIMVARGDLGVEIGDAELPAAQKNLINRARELNSVVITATQMMQSMIENPIPTRAEVFDVANAVLDGTDAVMLSAESSIGKNPAKVVEALDRICLEAEKHVTRSGHRIDSVFGRVDEAIAMAAMYTANHLGVKAIAALTETGSTVKWMSRIRSGIPIYAITRSAPTRRKVRVLRGVYPVSFDVASTDIHEVNREVIEELMRRGTVRDGDLVIITKGDRSGVEGQTNILKIMRVGEHKLLTND, encoded by the coding sequence ATGCCAAGACGCACCAAGATCGTCGCCACACTCGGCCCCGCGACCGACCCGGTCTCGGTGATGGACGAGATCATCGCCGCCGGGGTGGACGTCGTTCGTCTCAACCTGTCCCATGACACCCACGACCGGCATCGCGAGCGTGCAGCCCGGATCCGCGAGCGTGCGGCCGCCGCCGGGCGCGAGATCGCGCTTCTCATGGATCTGCAGGGACCCAAGATCCGCATCGGCAAGTTCGCCGACGGCCCGATCCGGCTCGAGCGGGGCGAGGGCTTCGCCATCGACGCCGACTGCCCTCTGGATGCCGGCGACCGCACTCGTGTCGGGACCACCTACCCCGAGCTGGTCGACGATGTCCGCCACGGCGACACGCTCCTGCTCGACGACGGGGCGATCGAGCTGTGGGTGGAGGCAGTCGACGGCGGGCGGATCGACTGCAAGGTGGTCGTCGGCGGCGCCCTGTCCAACAATAAGGGTATCAACAAGAAAGGCGGCGGCCTATCGGCCCCGGCACTCACCGAGAAGGATCAGGACGACATCCGTTTCGCGGCCGAGATCGATGCCGACTATCTCGCGGTGTCCTTCGTGCGCAACGGCGATGATGTCCGGCTTGCGCGCGAGCTCTTCTACGAGGCCGGCGGTCACGGCGGCATCGTCGCCAAGATCGAGCGCGCCGAGTCGCTGCGGGCGATCGACGACATCATCAACGCCGCAGATGTCATCATGGTCGCGCGCGGTGACCTGGGTGTGGAGATCGGCGACGCTGAGCTGCCGGCCGCTCAGAAAAATCTGATCAACCGCGCTCGCGAGCTCAACAGCGTCGTCATCACCGCGACCCAGATGATGCAGTCCATGATCGAAAATCCCATCCCGACGCGGGCCGAGGTGTTCGACGTCGCCAATGCCGTGCTCGACGGCACGGATGCGGTCATGCTCTCCGCCGAGAGCTCGATCGGGAAGAATCCGGCCAAGGTCGTCGAGGCGCTCGACCGCATCTGTCTGGAAGCGGAAAAGCATGTCACGCGCTCGGGACACCGCATCGATTCGGTCTTCGGTCGCGTCGACGAGGCCATCGCCATGGCCGCCATGTACACGGCCAATCATCTGGGCGTGAAGGCGATCGCCGCCTTGACCGAGACCGGCTCGACCGTGAAATGGATGTCGCGCATCCGCTCCGGGATCCCGATCTACGCCATCACCCGCTCCGCTCCAACCCGGCGAAAAGTCCGGGTTCTCCGCGGTGTCTATCCGGTAAGCTTCGACGTGGCCAGCACCGATATCCACGAGGTGAATCGCGAGGTCATCGAGGAGCTGATGCGCCGCGGCACGGTCCGCGACGGCGACCTGGTGATCATCACCAAGGGCGATCGCTCGGGGGTCGAAGGCCAAACGAATATCTTGAAAATCATGCGGGTCGGCGAGCACAAGCTCCTGACGAACGACTGA
- a CDS encoding CPCC family cysteine-rich protein, with translation MTDDTKFPCPCCGYRVHDREPGFHQVCPICGWEDDLAQLRFARMPGSSNTVSLQEAQQNYREYGASERRSMGTTREPVDGETIDEGWRPLDPARDNIEQPVRGMAYGDSYPWPDTTVLYYWRMSYWRRVVG, from the coding sequence TTGACCGACGACACCAAATTCCCCTGCCCCTGCTGCGGCTACCGTGTCCATGATCGCGAACCCGGCTTTCATCAGGTGTGCCCGATCTGCGGATGGGAGGACGACCTGGCCCAATTGCGCTTCGCCCGGATGCCGGGCAGCAGCAATACCGTGAGCCTGCAAGAGGCTCAACAGAACTACCGTGAGTACGGCGCATCGGAGCGCCGGAGCATGGGCACCACGCGCGAGCCTGTCGACGGCGAAACCATCGACGAAGGCTGGCGGCCCCTCGATCCCGCACGTGACAATATCGAGCAGCCGGTCCGAGGCATGGCCTACGGCGACTCTTATCCCTGGCCGGATACCACGGTCCTCTATTACTGGCGCATGAGCTATTGGCGCCGGGTGGTGGGGTAA
- a CDS encoding phosphoglycerate kinase gives MSFIKLTDLDLAGKRVLIRSDLNVPVKGGKVTSDARITASMPTFEHCMKAGAKVMVMSHLGRPEEGVFSEADSLKPVAETLGAKLGREVRVVRDYLDQAPEVADGELVLLENVRFNKGEGKDNADLAKQYAALCDVFVMDAFGTAHRAQASTHGVGQQAPVACAGLLLAEELDALRKALAAPARPMVAIVGGSKVSTKLTVLEALSEKVDQLVVGGGIANTFLAAAGFPVGKSLCEHDLIPVAKALMEKMTARGASIPIAVDVVCGKKFDENEPAVTKDAADVAEDDMIFDIGPKSAQELADVIAKAGTIVWNGPVGVFEFDQFGGGTKTVSMAIAEAPGFSLAGGGDTIAAIQKYDIYDKVSYISTAGGAFLEYLEGKTLPAVAMLEARAKD, from the coding sequence ATGTCCTTCATCAAGCTCACCGATCTCGATCTCGCCGGGAAGCGGGTGCTGATCCGCTCCGACCTCAATGTCCCGGTCAAGGGCGGCAAGGTCACCTCCGATGCGCGGATCACCGCCTCCATGCCGACCTTCGAGCACTGCATGAAGGCCGGTGCCAAGGTGATGGTGATGTCGCATTTGGGTCGCCCGGAGGAAGGTGTCTTTTCCGAGGCCGATTCGCTCAAGCCCGTCGCCGAGACACTCGGCGCCAAGCTGGGCCGCGAGGTTCGGGTGGTGCGTGATTATCTCGACCAGGCTCCCGAGGTCGCCGACGGCGAGCTGGTGTTGCTTGAAAACGTCCGCTTCAACAAGGGCGAAGGCAAGGACAATGCGGACCTCGCCAAGCAGTACGCCGCGCTCTGCGATGTCTTCGTCATGGACGCCTTCGGCACCGCCCATCGCGCCCAGGCATCCACCCACGGCGTCGGCCAACAGGCGCCGGTCGCCTGCGCGGGACTGCTGCTCGCCGAAGAGCTCGACGCACTCCGGAAGGCACTCGCCGCTCCGGCCCGCCCGATGGTCGCCATCGTCGGCGGCTCCAAGGTCTCGACCAAGCTGACCGTGCTGGAGGCCCTGTCGGAGAAGGTCGATCAGCTCGTGGTCGGCGGCGGTATCGCCAACACCTTCCTCGCCGCGGCCGGTTTCCCGGTCGGCAAGTCGCTCTGCGAGCATGACCTGATTCCCGTCGCCAAGGCGCTGATGGAGAAGATGACGGCGCGCGGCGCGAGCATCCCGATCGCGGTCGACGTGGTCTGCGGCAAGAAGTTCGACGAAAACGAGCCGGCCGTGACCAAGGACGCCGCCGATGTCGCCGAAGACGACATGATCTTCGACATCGGACCCAAATCGGCACAAGAGCTGGCCGACGTCATCGCCAAGGCAGGGACCATCGTCTGGAACGGTCCGGTCGGGGTGTTCGAGTTCGATCAGTTCGGCGGCGGGACCAAGACGGTCTCGATGGCCATTGCCGAGGCGCCGGGCTTCAGCTTGGCCGGCGGCGGCGACACCATCGCGGCGATCCAAAAGTACGACATCTACGACAAGGTCTCCTATATCTCCACCGCCGGAGGCGCCTTCCTCGAATACCTGGAAGGCAAGACCTTGCCTGCAGTCGCCATGCTCGAGGCCCGGGCGAAGGACTGA
- the fba gene encoding class II fructose-bisphosphate aldolase (catalyzes the reversible aldol condensation of dihydroxyacetonephosphate and glyceraldehyde 3-phosphate in the Calvin cycle, glycolysis, and/or gluconeogenesis) has translation MALISLRQLLDHAAEHQYGVPAYNVNNLEQMRAIMEAADETDSPVIVQASAGARKYAGAPFLRHLILAAIEEWPHIPVCMHQDHGTSAAVCQRSIQLGFSSVMMDGSLGEDGKTPTSYEYNVDVTRRVVEMAHACGVSVEGELGCLGSLETGQAGEEDGIGAEGILDHSQLLTDPEEAADFVKKTGVDALAIAIGTSHGAYKFTRPPTGDILAIERVREIHKRIPNTHLVMHGSSSVPQDWLAIINQYGGDMGETYGVPVEEIVEGIKNGVRKVNIDTDLRMSSTGAIRKFLAENPKEFDPRKYFIAATKAMKGICKARYESFGTAGNAGKITPMSLEAMTDRYAKGELEPKVN, from the coding sequence ATGGCCCTGATTTCGCTGCGTCAATTGCTCGACCATGCCGCCGAGCACCAGTACGGCGTCCCCGCCTACAACGTCAACAACCTGGAGCAGATGCGCGCCATCATGGAGGCCGCCGACGAGACGGACTCCCCCGTGATCGTGCAGGCCTCCGCCGGTGCGCGCAAGTATGCCGGCGCCCCCTTCCTGCGCCACCTGATCCTGGCCGCCATCGAGGAATGGCCGCACATCCCGGTGTGCATGCATCAGGATCACGGCACCTCGGCGGCCGTCTGTCAGCGCTCCATCCAGCTCGGCTTCTCGTCCGTCATGATGGACGGCTCGCTCGGCGAAGACGGCAAGACCCCGACCTCCTATGAGTACAACGTCGACGTCACCCGTCGCGTCGTCGAGATGGCCCATGCCTGCGGCGTCTCGGTCGAAGGCGAGCTGGGTTGCCTGGGCTCGCTCGAGACCGGACAAGCCGGCGAAGAAGACGGCATCGGCGCGGAAGGCATCCTGGACCACAGCCAGTTGCTGACCGACCCGGAAGAGGCCGCGGACTTCGTCAAGAAGACCGGTGTGGACGCCCTCGCCATCGCCATCGGCACCTCGCACGGCGCCTACAAGTTCACCCGTCCGCCCACCGGCGACATCCTGGCCATCGAGCGCGTGCGCGAGATCCACAAGCGCATCCCCAACACCCATCTGGTGATGCACGGCTCCTCTTCCGTCCCGCAGGACTGGCTGGCCATCATCAACCAGTACGGCGGCGACATGGGCGAGACCTACGGCGTGCCGGTCGAGGAGATCGTCGAGGGCATCAAGAACGGCGTGCGTAAGGTCAACATCGACACCGACCTGCGTATGTCCTCCACCGGCGCCATCCGCAAGTTCCTGGCCGAAAACCCCAAGGAGTTCGATCCGCGCAAATACTTCATCGCCGCCACCAAGGCCATGAAGGGCATCTGCAAGGCGCGCTACGAGTCCTTCGGCACCGCGGGGAATGCCGGCAAGATCACGCCCATGTCCCTTGAGGCCATGACCGACCGCTATGCCAAGGGCGAGCTCGAGCCCAAGGTCAACTAA
- a CDS encoding arylesterase: MTEMTHRALILMFAVILLVGCGRAPELPRLPSDGVILAFGDSLTRGTGAGNGEGFAEVLAVLSSREVVNAGVPGEESDAGLARLPGVLDAVQPSLVILGHGGNDMLRRRDPEQTKANLRQMAVMARDRGASVVLLGIPKPGLFLGTHPLYRELADALEVPLEEKVLADVLADRDLKADQIHPNAAGYRQVAEAVHRLLTDAGAL; this comes from the coding sequence ATGACCGAGATGACCCATCGCGCTCTCATCCTGATGTTCGCCGTCATCCTGCTCGTCGGCTGCGGCCGTGCGCCCGAGCTTCCGCGGTTGCCGAGCGACGGGGTGATCCTGGCCTTCGGCGACAGCCTCACGCGCGGGACCGGGGCGGGCAACGGCGAGGGTTTCGCGGAGGTCTTGGCGGTGCTGAGCAGTCGCGAGGTGGTGAACGCCGGCGTGCCGGGGGAGGAAAGCGACGCCGGTCTCGCTCGGCTACCTGGGGTGCTCGACGCCGTGCAACCGAGTCTGGTGATCCTCGGTCACGGCGGCAACGACATGCTGCGCCGGCGCGACCCGGAGCAGACCAAGGCCAATCTTCGGCAGATGGCCGTGATGGCGCGTGACCGGGGCGCATCGGTCGTGCTGCTCGGCATTCCGAAGCCGGGGCTGTTCCTCGGTACCCATCCGCTCTATCGGGAGCTGGCGGACGCGCTCGAGGTCCCGCTCGAGGAGAAGGTGCTGGCCGATGTCCTCGCCGACCGTGATTTGAAGGCGGATCAGATCCACCCGAACGCGGCCGGTTACCGACAGGTCGCCGAGGCGGTTCACCGGCTCTTGACCGACGCGGGAGCGCTTTGA
- the pdxH gene encoding pyridoxamine 5'-phosphate oxidase, whose product MNADAFRTEAMGQGLSRGSLDPDPIRLFEQWYTAAIETALPEPNAMSLCTVDEGGQPYVRTVLLKLFDREGFVFFTNFESRKARQIDRNPQVAALFPWVALARQVQITGRAERLPTAESLRYFATRPRGSQIGAWSSPQSQVITSRSLLEAKVAEMKQRFAHGEIPLPDFWGGYRIVPSRLEFWQGRESRLHDRFLYTREGEGSWGIERLAP is encoded by the coding sequence ATGAACGCTGACGCATTCAGGACAGAAGCGATGGGGCAGGGCCTCTCGCGGGGCAGTCTCGATCCGGATCCGATCCGCTTGTTCGAGCAGTGGTACACCGCTGCGATCGAGACGGCGCTGCCGGAGCCCAACGCCATGAGCCTCTGTACCGTGGACGAGGGCGGTCAGCCCTACGTCCGCACCGTGTTGCTCAAGCTCTTCGACCGCGAGGGGTTCGTTTTTTTCACCAACTTCGAAAGCCGCAAGGCCCGGCAGATCGACCGCAACCCGCAGGTCGCGGCGCTTTTCCCCTGGGTGGCACTGGCGCGGCAGGTCCAGATCACGGGACGTGCCGAACGCCTACCGACCGCGGAATCGCTGCGTTACTTCGCCACCCGGCCGCGCGGCAGCCAGATCGGCGCCTGGTCCTCGCCCCAGAGTCAGGTGATCACCTCGCGGTCGTTGCTCGAGGCCAAGGTTGCCGAGATGAAGCAGCGGTTCGCGCACGGCGAGATCCCGCTCCCGGACTTCTGGGGCGGCTATCGCATCGTTCCGAGCAGGCTCGAGTTCTGGCAAGGGCGCGAGAGTCGGTTGCACGACCGTTTTCTCTACACGCGCGAAGGCGAGGGGTCCTGGGGGATCGAGCGACTCGCGCCTTAA